From a single Stackebrandtia endophytica genomic region:
- a CDS encoding aldehyde dehydrogenase family protein has protein sequence MTDANIADATGKAARAAAGFAALSATARRDLLHACGDALDAAGDELVALVGEETGLTEPRLRGELARTSGQLRLLGDYVADGRHLPGVTSPDAAPGGGDIVMASVAVGPVAVFAASNFPLAFGVAGGDTASALAAGCPVVAKAHPAQPRTSRRIAELLSAQLPEGVFSLVEGGAETSIALVTDPLIRAVGFTGSLGGGRALMDAAASRPDPIPVYAEMGSLNPVFVLPEAAADTAWATSLAGAVTGSAGQLCTKPGLIVLPDTPAGESLSRELVAAITATKAQHPMLTAGMAQAHEEWLSRAEGREEVSVHAADAGDGARAFVVEVSKEQLADELLTEHFGPTTVVCRVPVEEYPAIAARLEGSLTATLLGTDADHEVAATLLPTLGDTAGRIIWNGVPTGVAVCDAMLHGGPWPATSAPWSTSVGTAAVARFRRPVALQGLPEALIGRVAPA, from the coding sequence ATGACCGACGCGAACATCGCCGACGCCACCGGAAAAGCCGCCAGGGCGGCAGCCGGGTTCGCCGCGCTGTCGGCGACGGCACGACGTGATCTGTTGCACGCATGTGGCGACGCACTGGACGCCGCCGGAGACGAACTCGTCGCGCTGGTGGGTGAGGAGACCGGACTGACCGAACCCCGGTTGCGCGGCGAACTCGCCCGCACCAGCGGACAACTGCGCCTGCTGGGGGACTACGTCGCCGACGGCCGTCACCTTCCCGGCGTGACCTCACCCGACGCCGCCCCCGGTGGCGGCGACATCGTGATGGCGTCGGTGGCGGTCGGCCCGGTCGCGGTGTTCGCCGCCTCCAACTTCCCGTTGGCCTTCGGCGTCGCCGGTGGCGACACCGCCTCGGCGCTGGCGGCGGGTTGCCCGGTGGTCGCCAAGGCCCACCCGGCGCAACCCCGGACCTCCCGCAGGATCGCGGAGTTGCTGAGCGCGCAGCTGCCCGAAGGGGTCTTCAGCCTCGTCGAAGGTGGTGCCGAGACCTCCATCGCGTTGGTGACCGATCCGCTGATCCGGGCGGTGGGCTTCACCGGTTCGCTGGGAGGTGGGCGGGCCCTCATGGACGCCGCCGCGTCTCGGCCGGATCCGATCCCGGTATACGCCGAGATGGGGTCGCTGAACCCGGTGTTCGTGCTGCCCGAGGCTGCCGCCGACACCGCCTGGGCGACCAGTCTGGCCGGTGCGGTGACCGGTTCGGCGGGACAGTTGTGCACCAAGCCCGGCCTGATCGTGCTGCCGGACACCCCGGCAGGGGAGTCCCTGTCGCGGGAACTGGTCGCGGCGATTACCGCGACCAAGGCGCAGCACCCGATGCTGACCGCCGGTATGGCTCAGGCGCATGAGGAGTGGTTGAGTCGCGCCGAAGGCCGCGAGGAGGTGTCGGTTCACGCCGCCGACGCCGGTGACGGAGCGCGCGCCTTCGTCGTGGAGGTGTCGAAGGAGCAACTCGCCGACGAACTGCTGACCGAACACTTCGGACCAACCACTGTGGTCTGCCGAGTTCCGGTCGAGGAGTATCCGGCGATCGCCGCCCGCTTGGAGGGGAGCCTGACCGCGACGCTGTTGGGTACCGACGCCGATCACGAGGTGGCGGCGACACTACTGCCGACCCTGGGCGACACCGCCGGCCGGATCATCTGGAACGGGGTGCCGACCGGGGTCGCCGTCTGCGACGCCATGCTCCATGGTGGACCTTGGCCGGCGACCTCGGCGCCGTGGTCGACCTCGGTGGGAACCGCTGCGGTGGCACGATTCCGCCGCCCGGTCGCGCTGCAGGGCCTGCCGGAGGCGCTGATCGGTCGGGTGGCCCCCGCCTAA
- a CDS encoding S8 family serine peptidase, translated as MQKPSRRLRLRRRPTLIGLAAVTAAVMAVTVTQFWGPTAEAESVEGAPSPGRSAAVTLITGDQVVFQPDNPGYTPQVLAADGREDIVFRVNRDSAGLHVVPADAEPLLDNGTLDPRLFNVSALVEMGYDDATRPDVPLIVRTSTPATLDTWAAADVNLTSLGLSTANPEKSTATDFWSTVVSPDPSTLDSGVREIWLDGKRRLLLQDSVPRIGAPAVWESGYDGDGVTVAVLDSGVDPDHPDLAGRVIEARDFTGADDPTDRHGHGTHVAATIAGGGEASDGRHRGVAPGAELLSGKVCGMEECTESDLLAGMLWAAQSDAAIVNMSIGGSDFPGIDPLEAAVNDLTDQYDTLFVIAAGNYGFHEKVDSPGSADAALTVAAADLDGAVAEFSSRGPRTGDHALKPDLMAPGVDIVAARAAGTAMGEPVDDHYTSASGTSMATPHVAGAVALLLQKHPGLSPEDIKSRMTGSAVPSEGFGAHEQGAGMIDASTAVNQTITSQPASVSVGLHEWPQLPDNATSHSVEYINTGDADVELTVTFTPAGPSAPGMFTLDTDRITVPADGSATIEITVDTSVVDEAGEYGGHLRAEGADQAVTTALAVTKAEETRDLTLRLTDRNGAPATETDVTLHNHDTGDAIYLDVDQPEYVAKVPPGRYMLEVTVYTGSDLSLMVHPDLDLTESVELDLDARTAEPVNISVDNDEAVNRISVVSYQTTGESNLFGALATDSFARLSTAAIDPDAAEMITGFSGGWAILDDNGGSTGSTKTYSLGYLTEGAFPTGFTASPETEDLAEVTVTQRSEGTGLNAALGWNANHPSTGFVVGSAMRVDLPIIRTEYRNVEEGLTYSIQNTLTEIGDFPIIAAIEERPVVEYQQGGKYREIWNAAVRGPAIPNSSVATRTGDTIDLAIPMYSSAADLYSDSAGVGTTRLYQGEQLLGEEYGAGWGSFAGLSVEATEYRLIADLYQGLSDLATQVTSEWTFTSAADQTTIPLLAVRFDVQDLDDHNQARSGRPTKVDVSLWSVTGPVTDGTVAVEASFDAGQTWQSVDLRRGQLLIDPPVGTSAVSLRATADDGSGNTVTQTIIDAYGVSA; from the coding sequence ATGCAGAAACCATCTCGAAGACTGCGGTTGAGGCGACGCCCCACCCTGATCGGATTGGCCGCAGTGACGGCCGCCGTGATGGCGGTGACGGTGACACAGTTCTGGGGCCCGACGGCGGAAGCCGAGTCCGTCGAGGGAGCGCCCTCACCCGGTCGCAGCGCCGCCGTCACCCTCATCACGGGTGACCAGGTCGTCTTCCAACCCGACAACCCCGGATACACCCCACAGGTGCTAGCCGCCGACGGGCGCGAGGACATCGTCTTCCGCGTCAACCGCGACAGCGCCGGACTCCACGTCGTACCCGCCGACGCCGAACCCCTGCTGGACAACGGCACACTCGACCCACGACTGTTCAACGTGTCCGCGCTCGTGGAAATGGGCTACGACGACGCCACCCGCCCCGACGTCCCGTTGATCGTGCGGACCTCCACCCCCGCGACACTGGACACCTGGGCCGCCGCCGACGTGAACCTCACCAGCCTCGGCCTGTCGACCGCCAACCCCGAGAAGTCGACGGCCACCGACTTCTGGTCCACCGTCGTCTCGCCCGACCCATCCACCCTCGACAGTGGCGTCCGGGAGATCTGGCTGGACGGAAAACGCCGACTCCTGTTGCAGGACAGCGTTCCCCGCATCGGTGCCCCCGCCGTGTGGGAGTCCGGTTACGACGGAGACGGAGTGACCGTGGCGGTCCTCGACTCCGGCGTCGACCCCGACCACCCCGACCTGGCGGGCCGCGTCATCGAAGCCCGGGACTTCACCGGCGCCGACGACCCCACCGATCGACACGGGCACGGAACCCACGTCGCCGCGACCATCGCCGGTGGCGGAGAAGCCTCCGACGGACGCCACCGGGGCGTCGCGCCCGGCGCCGAACTCCTCAGCGGCAAAGTCTGCGGCATGGAGGAGTGCACCGAATCCGACCTACTGGCCGGAATGCTGTGGGCGGCGCAATCCGATGCGGCCATAGTGAACATGAGCATCGGCGGCAGCGACTTCCCCGGCATCGACCCGCTGGAGGCCGCCGTCAACGACCTCACCGACCAATACGACACCCTGTTCGTCATCGCCGCCGGCAACTACGGCTTCCACGAAAAAGTCGACTCACCCGGCAGCGCCGACGCCGCACTCACCGTGGCCGCCGCCGACCTCGACGGCGCGGTGGCCGAGTTCTCCTCACGCGGCCCCCGCACCGGAGACCACGCGTTGAAACCGGACCTGATGGCCCCCGGCGTCGACATCGTTGCCGCTCGCGCCGCCGGAACCGCGATGGGAGAACCCGTCGACGACCACTACACCTCGGCGTCGGGCACCTCGATGGCCACACCTCACGTCGCCGGTGCTGTCGCACTGCTGCTTCAGAAACACCCCGGCCTGTCACCGGAGGACATCAAGTCCCGGATGACGGGCTCCGCCGTACCGTCGGAGGGCTTCGGCGCGCACGAACAGGGCGCCGGCATGATCGACGCGTCGACCGCCGTGAACCAGACCATCACCAGCCAACCCGCCTCGGTCTCCGTCGGACTGCACGAATGGCCGCAGCTGCCCGACAACGCCACGAGTCACTCCGTCGAGTACATCAACACCGGCGACGCCGACGTCGAACTGACCGTGACCTTCACCCCCGCGGGCCCGTCGGCGCCCGGCATGTTCACCCTGGACACCGACCGGATCACCGTCCCCGCCGACGGATCAGCGACGATTGAGATCACTGTGGACACCTCTGTCGTCGATGAGGCCGGCGAGTACGGCGGCCACCTACGCGCCGAAGGCGCCGACCAGGCCGTGACCACAGCGCTGGCGGTCACCAAGGCGGAGGAGACCCGCGACCTCACACTGCGGTTGACCGACCGCAACGGCGCCCCCGCAACCGAAACCGACGTGACCCTTCACAACCACGACACAGGTGACGCCATCTACCTCGATGTCGACCAGCCCGAGTACGTAGCGAAGGTGCCGCCTGGCCGGTACATGTTGGAGGTGACGGTCTATACCGGAAGCGACCTGAGCCTGATGGTGCACCCCGACCTCGACCTGACCGAGTCGGTGGAGCTGGACTTGGATGCGCGGACGGCAGAACCGGTGAACATCTCCGTCGACAACGACGAGGCCGTCAACCGGATCTCGGTCGTCAGCTATCAGACAACCGGTGAATCCAATCTGTTTGGAGCCCTCGCCACCGACTCCTTCGCCCGGCTTTCCACTGCGGCCATCGATCCCGATGCGGCAGAGATGATCACCGGCTTTTCCGGCGGATGGGCCATATTGGACGACAATGGCGGAAGCACGGGATCGACCAAGACCTACAGCCTGGGATATCTGACGGAGGGCGCGTTCCCGACCGGATTCACCGCGTCCCCCGAAACCGAAGACCTTGCGGAGGTCACGGTCACTCAGCGAAGCGAAGGCACGGGTCTTAACGCCGCCCTCGGCTGGAACGCCAATCACCCGAGTACCGGATTCGTGGTGGGCTCGGCGATGCGCGTCGATCTGCCGATCATCCGCACCGAGTACCGCAACGTCGAGGAGGGCTTGACGTACAGCATCCAGAACACGCTCACCGAGATCGGTGACTTCCCGATCATCGCTGCCATCGAGGAGCGGCCGGTGGTCGAATACCAACAGGGTGGCAAGTACCGGGAAATCTGGAACGCCGCAGTACGCGGCCCGGCGATCCCGAACTCGTCGGTGGCGACCCGTACCGGAGACACCATCGACCTGGCCATTCCGATGTACTCCTCGGCGGCGGATCTGTACAGCGATTCCGCCGGTGTCGGAACAACCAGGCTGTATCAAGGCGAGCAACTGCTGGGCGAGGAATACGGTGCCGGCTGGGGCAGTTTCGCGGGCCTGTCCGTCGAAGCCACCGAGTACCGGTTGATCGCGGACCTGTACCAGGGCTTGTCGGACCTGGCGACACAGGTCACCAGCGAATGGACGTTCACCTCGGCCGCCGACCAGACGACGATTCCGCTGTTGGCGGTGCGATTCGACGTGCAAGACCTGGACGACCACAACCAGGCGCGATCCGGACGACCCACTAAGGTGGACGTTTCATTGTGGAGTGTCACCGGGCCGGTCACCGACGGAACCGTCGCGGTCGAAGCGTCGTTCGATGCCGGGCAAACCTGGCAGTCGGTCGACCTTCGACGTGGACAACTCCTGATCGACCCACCGGTCGGAACCTCGGCGGTGTCGCTGCGAGCCACCGCCGACGACGGCTCCGGCAACACCGTCACGCAAACCATCATCGATGCCTACGGTGTGAGCGCATAG
- a CDS encoding type II toxin-antitoxin system PemK/MazF family toxin, which yields MLADSPQARVREIYTPERFATIEYSPDMDGLADPGEVVWSWVPYEDDPSQGKDRPLLVVGRYGKKLLGLMLSSRGRDDHPDWLPLGEGSWDSKGRPSYLCLDRVFALDEDDIRREGSVLDPDRFARVAAVLIRMHGWDPVRAK from the coding sequence ATGCTCGCCGACTCCCCTCAAGCACGCGTGCGTGAGATCTACACGCCGGAACGTTTCGCGACGATCGAATACTCTCCCGACATGGACGGCCTGGCCGATCCCGGTGAGGTCGTCTGGTCTTGGGTGCCCTATGAGGACGACCCGAGCCAGGGGAAGGACCGACCGCTGCTGGTGGTCGGTCGATACGGCAAGAAACTGTTGGGCCTGATGCTGTCCAGCCGGGGCCGGGACGACCACCCCGACTGGCTGCCGCTGGGTGAAGGCAGCTGGGACAGCAAGGGCCGTCCCTCCTACCTGTGCCTGGACCGGGTGTTCGCCCTCGATGAGGACGACATCCGCCGGGAGGGTTCGGTGCTGGACCCGGATCGGTTCGCGCGTGTGGCGGCCGTTCTCATTCGGATGCACGGCTGGGACCCGGTTCGCGCCAAGTAG
- a CDS encoding glucarate dehydratase family protein: MSLLITQVTVTPIAFPDPPLLNVAGVHQPWALRTIVEVRTDAGVVGIGESYGDQPHLDLMNRAAAGLVGLDAFDLNGLRARVAEAVGAEDTPAGTGLIGASSNQKTIARVVSPFEVACLDAQGLALERPVSDLLGGRVRDRVSFSAYLFYKWAAHPGAEPDEWGPALDPAGIVAQARQMIDAYGFESIKLKGGVFEPDAEIAAIRALREEFGDHPLRLDPNCGWTPATSIRVAEETTGLLEYLEDPTPGIDGMSEVAQSASMPLATNMCVVAFDHIAEAVAKRAVGVILSDHHYWGGLRASAELAAICRTFGIGLSMHSNTHLGISLAAMTHLAAATPNLEYALDTHTPWQGGVDVVTDPLTFRNGALDVPTTPGLGVTLDRDGLERMHRDYLDCGIRSRDDTGYMRQFEPGFTRRTASW; the protein is encoded by the coding sequence ATGAGTCTGCTCATCACCCAGGTCACGGTCACACCGATCGCGTTTCCCGACCCGCCGCTGCTGAACGTCGCCGGAGTCCATCAGCCGTGGGCACTGCGAACCATCGTGGAGGTACGGACCGACGCGGGCGTCGTCGGCATCGGGGAGTCCTATGGCGACCAACCGCACCTCGACCTGATGAACCGGGCCGCCGCCGGACTGGTCGGGCTGGATGCCTTCGACCTCAACGGTTTGCGGGCCCGCGTCGCCGAGGCCGTCGGCGCCGAGGACACCCCCGCCGGAACCGGGCTGATCGGCGCCTCCAGCAACCAGAAGACCATCGCCCGAGTGGTGTCGCCCTTCGAGGTCGCCTGCCTGGACGCCCAGGGTCTCGCCCTGGAACGGCCCGTCAGCGACCTGTTGGGCGGGCGAGTCCGCGACCGGGTGTCGTTCTCGGCCTACCTGTTCTACAAGTGGGCCGCACACCCCGGCGCCGAACCGGACGAGTGGGGGCCGGCGCTGGACCCCGCCGGGATCGTCGCGCAGGCACGCCAGATGATCGACGCCTACGGATTCGAGTCGATCAAGCTCAAGGGCGGCGTATTCGAACCCGACGCCGAGATCGCCGCGATCCGGGCGCTGCGCGAAGAGTTCGGCGACCACCCGCTGCGACTGGACCCCAACTGCGGTTGGACCCCGGCCACCTCGATTCGGGTGGCCGAGGAAACCACCGGTCTACTGGAGTACCTGGAGGATCCGACCCCCGGCATCGACGGAATGTCCGAAGTGGCGCAATCGGCGTCGATGCCGTTGGCCACCAACATGTGTGTGGTCGCGTTCGACCACATCGCCGAGGCCGTGGCCAAACGGGCCGTCGGTGTCATCCTGTCCGACCACCACTACTGGGGTGGGCTGCGGGCGTCGGCGGAGTTGGCGGCCATCTGCCGCACCTTCGGCATCGGACTGTCCATGCACTCCAACACCCACCTGGGAATCAGCCTGGCGGCCATGACCCACCTCGCCGCCGCCACCCCCAACCTGGAGTACGCCCTGGACACCCACACCCCCTGGCAGGGCGGCGTCGACGTGGTCACCGATCCGTTGACGTTCCGCAACGGGGCGCTCGACGTCCCGACAACGCCGGGACTCGGCGTCACCCTCGACCGCGACGGGTTGGAACGCATGCACCGCGACTATCTCGACTGCGGCATCCGCTCCCGAGACGACACCGGCTACATGCGACAGTTCGAGCCCGGCTTCACGAGGAGGACCGCGTCATGGTGA
- a CDS encoding S8 family serine peptidase: protein MRSRKRVSAAVAAVVLAITLAPTSAAQAEPASYDWNLGDDTARITLVTGDQVTIKATDGKASPKITPAPGRESVPIHISNHDGNLYVIPADAGPLIAAGTLDRRLFDVTTLVEQGYADEDRADIPLIVRTGNDLATTTDARPLGGLGLVAAEQPKAFAVDFWEQVTGARVGTLAAGVDEIWLDGRRTVSLDSSVPQIGAPEAWEAGYTGDGVTVAVLDTGIDVDHPDVADRIVGSQDFTGTDIGDRVGHGTHVAATIAGTGDASDGKYTGVAPDTDLLIGKVCADVGCEESAILSGMQWAAESGATAVNVSLGGFDSPEIDPLEQAVADLTEQYGTLFVVSAGNSGGNQMVESPGSATDALTVGAVDRNDELAEFSSRGPRIGDFALKPDITAPGVDIVAARAAGTEMGEPVGDRYVAASGTSMATPHVVGAVALLSQQHPDWTGAELKAALMGSAAPNPDLLVHEQGAGRVDAAAAVGQQLTAQPASLSAGLFEWPQEDVEPVDKTVTYHNPTEEAVTLNLEVSGVGPDGTPVTGVFGLDGDTVEVPARGEAEVVVTIDPSGDLPAGNYGGTILAASDLHTVSTPVLAVLEPESYDLTVTAVGRDGEAPEGGFGLTLMSVNDSDVYISAWFEETEGTLRVPVGEYHSEVTVYGGLGDDETLSKIVRPAMSHTEAADWAVDASDAQPIVVDIDAPDVTQRAGFFGYVREFAWGSYQSMMLADDFGSLFTAVDGPAAPEGSVTTEASGHWKDSNGATFYDVGLAEPGLTDGFTSELTESDFAAVDITIRSQHDGSQSELIWWLEGPLGGYGFGTEVDTPSTLTGHHNLDDYWTWRGEFSQNVVNDDDVFSVTQEFIGPFDHEAGETHEQVWNSGIFGPGFAAVGTGMHRDGTRLEIGMPLFSGPGLHQTGYSAVDSGRTALYQGDELIGEFDHVDYGTINGLPEEEREYRLVIEADRSTVSTVSTSIAYEWTFTFSAEDPEPTLLAVRMAPQGLDEYNRAEVGEPVTIPVTVDSTGTGEVDRCDLSVEVSFDGGHTWEVVEVDDGAITVTAESAGSVSLRSNATDEAGNSVSQTVIDAYLVA, encoded by the coding sequence GTGAGATCCCGCAAGCGGGTATCCGCCGCAGTAGCGGCAGTGGTACTGGCGATAACGCTGGCCCCGACCTCCGCAGCCCAGGCCGAACCGGCCTCCTACGACTGGAACCTCGGCGACGACACCGCCAGAATCACCCTGGTGACCGGCGATCAGGTCACCATCAAGGCCACCGACGGGAAGGCCAGTCCCAAGATCACCCCCGCGCCCGGCCGCGAATCCGTTCCGATCCACATCAGTAACCACGACGGGAACCTCTACGTCATCCCCGCCGACGCCGGACCACTCATCGCCGCCGGAACCCTCGATCGGCGACTGTTCGACGTCACCACCCTGGTGGAACAGGGTTACGCCGACGAGGACCGCGCCGACATTCCGTTGATCGTGCGCACTGGAAACGATCTGGCCACGACCACCGATGCCCGACCGTTGGGCGGCCTCGGTCTGGTCGCCGCGGAACAGCCGAAAGCCTTCGCTGTGGACTTCTGGGAGCAGGTGACCGGTGCCCGGGTCGGCACCCTCGCCGCCGGAGTCGACGAGATCTGGCTGGACGGCCGGCGAACCGTCTCCCTGGACTCCAGCGTCCCTCAGATCGGGGCACCCGAGGCATGGGAAGCCGGTTACACCGGGGATGGTGTCACGGTCGCGGTCCTCGACACCGGTATCGACGTCGACCATCCCGATGTCGCCGACCGGATCGTCGGGTCGCAGGATTTCACCGGTACCGACATCGGTGACCGGGTCGGGCACGGGACCCACGTCGCCGCGACGATCGCCGGAACCGGCGACGCCTCCGACGGCAAGTACACCGGGGTCGCGCCCGACACCGACCTGTTGATCGGCAAGGTGTGCGCCGACGTCGGGTGCGAGGAGTCCGCGATTCTGTCCGGTATGCAGTGGGCCGCCGAGAGCGGCGCGACCGCCGTCAACGTCAGTCTCGGCGGATTCGACAGCCCGGAGATCGACCCGCTGGAGCAGGCCGTCGCCGACTTGACCGAGCAGTACGGCACCCTCTTCGTCGTGTCCGCGGGCAACTCCGGTGGCAACCAGATGGTCGAATCGCCCGGCAGCGCCACCGACGCGCTGACCGTCGGCGCCGTGGATCGCAACGACGAGTTGGCCGAATTCTCGTCCCGTGGACCGCGGATCGGCGACTTCGCTCTCAAACCGGACATCACCGCACCCGGCGTCGACATCGTCGCGGCGCGAGCGGCCGGAACCGAGATGGGCGAACCGGTCGGCGACCGGTATGTCGCCGCCTCGGGTACCTCGATGGCCACCCCGCACGTCGTGGGCGCCGTGGCGTTGCTGTCGCAACAGCATCCCGATTGGACCGGAGCCGAACTGAAAGCGGCCCTGATGGGCTCCGCCGCGCCGAATCCCGATCTCCTGGTCCACGAACAGGGCGCGGGTCGAGTCGACGCCGCCGCCGCGGTCGGCCAACAGTTGACCGCCCAACCGGCGAGTCTGTCGGCGGGGTTGTTCGAATGGCCGCAGGAGGACGTCGAGCCGGTCGACAAGACCGTCACCTACCACAACCCGACCGAGGAGGCCGTCACCCTGAACCTCGAGGTGTCAGGTGTCGGACCCGACGGCACACCGGTCACCGGCGTCTTCGGTCTGGACGGTGACACGGTCGAGGTTCCCGCCCGGGGAGAAGCCGAGGTGGTCGTGACCATCGACCCGTCCGGCGACCTCCCCGCCGGCAACTACGGCGGCACCATCCTGGCGGCCTCCGACCTGCACACGGTCAGTACCCCCGTTCTGGCGGTCTTGGAGCCCGAAAGCTACGACCTGACCGTCACCGCCGTCGGTCGCGACGGGGAGGCACCCGAAGGCGGCTTCGGGCTGACACTGATGTCGGTCAACGACTCCGACGTGTACATCTCGGCCTGGTTCGAGGAGACGGAGGGCACGCTACGGGTTCCGGTGGGCGAATACCACTCCGAAGTGACCGTTTACGGTGGACTCGGTGACGATGAGACTCTGAGCAAGATCGTGCGGCCCGCGATGAGCCACACCGAGGCCGCCGACTGGGCGGTCGACGCCTCGGACGCGCAACCCATCGTGGTCGACATCGACGCCCCCGACGTCACACAGCGGGCCGGTTTCTTCGGCTATGTACGTGAGTTCGCCTGGGGCTCCTATCAGAGCATGATGCTGGCCGACGACTTCGGCAGTCTGTTCACCGCCGTCGACGGCCCTGCGGCCCCCGAAGGCAGCGTCACCACCGAGGCCAGCGGTCATTGGAAGGACTCGAATGGCGCCACGTTCTATGACGTGGGGTTGGCGGAGCCGGGATTGACCGATGGATTCACCTCCGAACTGACCGAATCCGACTTCGCCGCCGTCGACATCACGATTCGCAGCCAACATGACGGCAGTCAAAGTGAGCTGATCTGGTGGCTTGAAGGTCCGCTGGGCGGTTACGGATTCGGAACCGAAGTCGACACCCCGTCGACCCTCACCGGGCATCACAATCTGGATGACTACTGGACATGGAGGGGCGAGTTCAGCCAGAACGTCGTCAACGATGACGACGTGTTCTCGGTGACCCAGGAGTTCATCGGACCGTTCGATCACGAAGCCGGCGAGACCCATGAGCAGGTCTGGAACTCCGGAATCTTCGGTCCCGGCTTCGCCGCCGTCGGCACCGGGATGCACCGCGACGGCACCAGGTTGGAAATCGGCATGCCGCTGTTCTCCGGTCCCGGTCTCCATCAGACCGGATACTCCGCCGTCGATTCCGGACGGACCGCGCTGTATCAGGGCGACGAGCTGATCGGCGAGTTCGACCACGTCGACTACGGCACGATCAACGGTCTCCCCGAGGAGGAACGGGAGTACCGGTTGGTGATCGAGGCCGACCGCTCGACGGTGTCCACCGTCAGCACCTCCATCGCGTACGAATGGACCTTCACCTTTTCCGCCGAGGACCCCGAGCCGACCCTGTTGGCGGTTCGCATGGCGCCGCAGGGACTGGACGAGTACAACCGGGCCGAGGTCGGCGAACCGGTCACGATCCCCGTGACGGTTGACAGCACCGGTACCGGCGAGGTCGACCGGTGCGACCTCTCGGTCGAGGTCTCCTTCGACGGAGGCCACACCTGGGAGGTCGTCGAGGTGGACGACGGAGCAATCACCGTCACCGCCGAGTCGGCCGGCTCGGTGTCCTTGCGTAGCAACGCCACCGACGAGGCCGGTAACTCGGTGTCGCAGACCGTCATCGACGCCTACCTGGTGGCTTAA
- a CDS encoding DeoR family transcriptional regulator, with amino-acid sequence MYAEERQQEILRRARSVGRVDVVTLAEDLGVTAETIRRDLSVLERAGVVRRVHGGAIPIERIGFERAVATRDTVLTAEKERIAKAALAEVPTDGAIIIDAGTTTARLAQLLPTDRELTVVVNSPVLASILGPQHNLSVLLLGGRVRGKALATVDDWALRPLEDLHVDVAFMGTNGCTIDRGLTAPDQAEAAVKRAMIGAARRVVVLADHTKIGTDHLARFAKLSDVDVLITDTGLDPELGNEIDQAGIRVVQA; translated from the coding sequence ATGTATGCGGAAGAACGTCAGCAGGAGATCCTGCGTCGCGCACGCTCGGTCGGGCGGGTCGACGTGGTCACCCTGGCCGAAGACCTCGGTGTCACTGCGGAGACCATCCGGCGCGACCTCAGCGTTCTGGAACGCGCCGGAGTCGTCCGTCGAGTCCACGGTGGCGCGATACCGATCGAACGCATCGGCTTCGAACGTGCCGTGGCCACCCGCGACACCGTCCTGACAGCGGAGAAGGAACGCATTGCCAAGGCGGCGCTGGCGGAGGTGCCCACCGACGGCGCCATCATCATCGACGCGGGCACCACCACCGCCCGGCTCGCCCAGTTGTTGCCCACCGACCGTGAGTTGACCGTCGTGGTCAACTCGCCGGTTCTGGCCTCCATCCTGGGGCCGCAGCACAATCTGTCGGTGCTGTTGCTGGGAGGCCGGGTGCGTGGCAAGGCTCTCGCCACCGTCGACGACTGGGCGCTTCGGCCGCTGGAGGATCTGCACGTGGACGTCGCGTTCATGGGCACCAACGGATGCACCATCGACCGGGGACTCACCGCCCCCGACCAGGCCGAGGCCGCCGTCAAACGCGCCATGATCGGCGCGGCGCGACGTGTGGTCGTGCTGGCCGACCACACCAAGATCGGCACCGACCACCTGGCCAGATTCGCCAAATTGTCTGATGTGGATGTTCTGATCACCGACACCGGCCTCGACCCCGAACTCGGCAACGAGATCGACCAGGCCGGAATCCGAGTCGTGCAGGCATGA
- a CDS encoding RNA 2'-phosphotransferase translates to MKEHSSRLSRRLARILRHDPGSIGITLDPGGWVGVDVLLTALKARGIRVTAEQLSEVVAANDKRRFVIADGRIRAQQGHSIPIDLGLEPSVPPATLYHGTARKNLDSIFADGLTRGRRHHVHLSADRATALRVGARHGKPTVLTVDTAAMLDAGHRFFQSGNSVWLTDRVPAQYLTVEASA, encoded by the coding sequence ATGAAAGAACACTCTTCACGACTGAGTCGTCGTCTGGCTCGCATTCTGCGGCATGATCCGGGGTCCATCGGGATCACTCTCGACCCGGGAGGCTGGGTTGGGGTGGACGTCCTGTTGACGGCCTTGAAAGCCCGGGGGATCCGGGTCACGGCCGAGCAACTGTCCGAAGTGGTCGCCGCGAACGACAAACGCCGTTTCGTCATCGCCGATGGCCGCATTCGCGCCCAGCAGGGCCACAGTATCCCGATTGACCTGGGGTTGGAGCCGTCCGTGCCTCCGGCGACGCTCTATCACGGCACCGCCCGTAAGAACCTGGATTCTATATTCGCCGACGGACTCACTCGGGGTCGCCGTCACCACGTCCACCTATCCGCCGACCGGGCCACGGCCCTGCGAGTCGGGGCGCGGCACGGAAAGCCAACGGTGCTGACCGTCGACACCGCCGCGATGCTCGACGCGGGCCACCGGTTCTTCCAGTCGGGTAACAGCGTCTGGCTGACCGACCGGGTGCCGGCCCAATACCTGACGGTCGAGGCGTCGGCGTGA